From the genome of Sporomusa sphaeroides DSM 2875:
AAGATCACAGCACCAACCTCCCACGTTTTTAGCTATTTTACTGTTAGTTTGGGGAGTTACATAAAAGCATATGCTACAAAATTTCAACTTTTCGATTTTTCTCTGGACTTCGTTTTGCTATTATACTTTAGACCGTATAGTATAAATAAAACTCCCAAACTGCCAAAAATAGCGATCACACCAAGTAAGTTGCCCATCAAACCTGCTATGCTGCGGTATTCCTGCCCTATAAAGATCGTTATACCAATAAAAATCAATCCCACTCCTGCGAGAATATAGATTATGCCAACTATTTTCGCCCCTACTGCATATAGCTTTCCAAACAAACCTGTTTTCGATGGAATCTCAACATACGGCGGAATTTTTCCGCCGGTATAATACCCAGGGTTATATTGGTTATCCTGCCATTCTTTCAGTTTATCAATTGGATTTTCGTGCTCTTTATACTTTTTATGTTTTTCACCCAACTTTCCCCCTCCAATCTGGCAGAATTTTAGGCGAAGTTCTGCAGCAAATTAACTGAAATCATATTTCAACATCTCAACTTTTGCATTTTGCTTTTGACTTTACGGTTTTTATATACTTCAGGCCCGATAATATAAATAAAATCCCCAAACCGCTCACAATAATACCAGCAGCCAATGCTTCAAAAAAATTTCCTCTCCAATGGTGTTCTTCCCCAATTATCCAACTTACTTTTACCGCAATAAAAATTAGAGCTGCTCCGGCTAGTATTTCAAGCGGTCCAACTATTCTTGCCCCTATTTGATATACTCTTCCAAACAAACTTGTTTTGGGCGGGATATCAACATATGGCGGAATTTTTCCGCCGGTATAATACCCAGGGTTATATTGATTATCCTGCCATTCTTTCAGTTTCTCAATTGGATCTTCGTGCTCTTTATACTTTTTATGTTTTTTACCCAACTTTCTCCCTCCAGTCCGACAGAATTTTAGTAATCACTTCTGAGTTCTACCGGGAAAAAATCTCTTCTAATTTTTCGGCCAGAGACTTGTATGAACCATCTTTGCTTATTATAGTGGGCGACATCGGTATTTCTTGAAAATCTGATGCACCCCAAAATCCAGAATGTCCTACTTCCAATCTGTCGCCACTATATACTTTGGGATGTACGACAAACTCTCCATATTTATTTATGGATATAAACGCCGTGAAGGGATCATTTGCATGGGGAGAGTCGAGAGTTAAACGAAACGTCCGATTACCTGTCAGTACATTCAATGCTCCCTCATAACCAGTCGCTGACGGCATCACTGTTTTACCGGCATTTTTCTGGAAATAATTACTATTTAGACCAACCTGTATAATAATCCTGCTTTCATTGTCTTTTTCCTGCTTAATTACTTGAATAGGAATAATCTGCAATGCTTTTGCAAGTGATTCACCCGTAGCTAGTCCCAGTGCCCACTTACTCACCATCCCCACACCTTCTGAATTAGGTCTGTGCCTGTAAACAATTTTATCTCCTGCCTCTATAATTGGCTTAACTTCAGAATCTTCCACAGCAAAGCCGGAAACAAACTTTGAAAAACTAAAATCTCCAAAAGTGGTGTTGTATGTGTCAACATTCCGCCATCCGCCTGAATTCATATCAGTTCCACTCCATGGCACATATATATTATACGTTTTTCCTTTATAATTGACAGTTGTATAATCCGGGACTTTTTTGAAATATACGGTATTGTCATCTCTATCTGCTTCCACTACGACTTCATTGAACCAAAGTTCCTTTTCAGAACTGCCCGGAATCGTAACAAGTTTGGCATATTCAATAAAAGAATCCTGAAAGATTTCTTCCTGTCGATCACATTGCTTTATGTCATCAGGATGCACCCTTCCGGAGGCGGTTACCCTCCAGAATCCAGTTCCAAGTCGATTTCTTCTTAACATATAACCATCTATACGGTTTTGCTGAGTCATTATTGGGTTAATAAACACCGGATTCTGCGGAGCTATTCTAGCAAATATGTTGTTCCATATACTATACCAATCATACGATGTTGCTCTGGGCGCAGTGACTATCACCTCAGGCAAAGTAAACTCGGGTACTGTTTGATCGTTAAACTGCTGATTTGTATTAAATTCATCACTCATATATCCAACTCCTTCCAGCACAAGCCCTTTATTACACCAAAGTCCTGTAAATATGGTTTAGCTAAAACCAATTTACAGGACTTTTTAAGGGGATTGATATTTATAAAACCTAATGGGAGACTTCCTATACTACAGCATAGGAAGCATAACCATTGACCAAAGTGGTTACTATGGTACTGCCGCCGCTGCCGGTTCCATAAAATGCCTTAAACGGCAAATGAATATAGATACCTTTGTCGCTTTCAATGCCGGGTGATGTTTGCTGAAAAATGACTTCTTCCAGGAAAAATTGCAGGCTGTGAGCGCCGCTGGTGAACTTGAAGGTTAGCGAGGATTTTGTATTATTAACCGCCTTATAGAGCAGCACCGTATCAGCAAAAAACGCCGTGATACTGCCGGACACCTGGAGAATACCTTCAGGCAGGTCGGTGCGGCAGCCGTTGCCGCCAATGGTGTAGTTATTGCCATTCAGGCCAAAGTCTGCGATCAGGCTGGCTTCGGTTACAATGGCCAGTTGTGTTCCGCTTTCTTCAATCGACCCTTGAAAGTTGCTGAATTTTAGAAGTTCAAGTGTAGTTAGTGAGGATGCAAAGGGCGCAGCACTAACGGTACGTTTCGCACCGATAAGATAAATATTAGCCGTTAATTCATCCTCACCGCCGTAGGCAAAAGCAAAATTGCTTACTTTGCAGCCGTTAAACATTTCATAGGCTGGAATATCCGGATACTGCTGTTCCAGCACCAGTGAGGGCTGACGCTTAGTCCCTTTGAATATATGGGTGTAAAGACCACCGGAGCCGGTAGTCGTCGGGGTGCCAAACATGGCCTGCAGCCAAAAGCCGATACCGACTTGATCAATAGGTACAACAATACTGCCGAATATATCGGTATTGCCGATTGCCGGCCGGAGCTGGTCACGCCGGCTGCAGATGGTAGCAGAATGTATCAGGTTTTGATTAATTGCCAGTCTTGATTGGTTAAAAGGCATGTTATAGCCTAGGGGAGAGGCCGGTGTGAGTCCATAGGCAGACTCATAACTCAGTGCCAATTGAGAATTAACCCCTTTTGCTCTTGGCATAATAAAACCCTCCTTAGAAATTGATGCTATAACCATTCACAGGTGTAATTGTTACGGTAATATCCATTCGTCCGCAAAATTGCGGGAAATAGGCAACAGGCTCAATGTTGTAATGTAACACACTAATCGGGTTGTCAGGCCTTAGCTGCGCAAGTTCGAAATAGATCAATTGTCCAAGGCTGTCACATTCCGCTATGCCACTATATTCTGTCAGATTACCGGTCACCACCACCGCGGGTTGTGATATCATCCAGCTAATTGTGAGTTTATACGTGTACTCCTGCAATTCCAGTCCTTCCGCTTTAGTTCCCGGATAAAGAATAATCACCGGGCCATCAGTTGCTGCCGGCGGTGTTTTGCCATTGATACCGACGAAGATGTTGGGTGGTTTGTTATAATGGGCTGTGCAAAAATCCCGTATCGGCTGGCTGGCCTGCAGGGCGTCCCGCCAGACAGTAATGATGTCGCTTAATTTCAATGTTGGAATCATGAGATTGTCTCCTTGTATTATAGAGTAGTAGTTATTAGAGCCCCTCTCCAAGGGCTATATGCTACACTGTAAAGGATGCTGTGGATTGGTTTTATCTCCTACCACCAGATGGTTCAAGAGAGGCTCCAACCGCAGCCCTTTGCAGGTTTGTTAATCAGTTAGATACCGCCAGACGGTTGATGTAGAACAAGGTTACAAGAGCAAAGTGTTCTGTGGGTACAGCATCAAATAATACCGTTGGAGGTCTTGCTATGATTTGTGTCGGGATTGATGTCGCTAAGGATAAACACGACTGCTTCATCATCAGTTCGGAGGGTAAAGTCCTTGCAAATGTGTTCACCATCCAAAACAGCATGGAAGGATTTGGCTACCTGTTGGAAAAAATCCGTGCCTGTTCTTTGCCCCTGGACAAAATAAAGGTAGGGCTTGAGGCTACCGGACACTACAGCTACAACATTCTCGGGTTTCTCCTTGACAATGGTCTGGACACCTATGTCATTAACCCCTTGCACACCAATCTTTACCGGAAAAGCCTCACCCTGCGAAAGACGAAGACTGACCGTGTCGATGCGCGAACAATTGCGGCTATGCTCATGTCTGATGTGGGCCTCAAGCCCTACACAGACACAGCTTACCACAATGAGGAGCTAAAGTCACTCACCAGATACCGGTTCGACAAGGTGAAGGTACGCGCTAAGCTGAAGTCCTCAATTGCCAGGCTGGTATGCATCCTGTTCCCGGAGCTGGAAAAGCTGGTATCGTCACTCCATATGGCCTCTGTTTACGCCTTGCTCGATGAGTTCCCGGGGGCTAAGCAGATTGCAGCGGCACATCTGACGCGGCTCACCCATTTGCTTGCCGAATCCTCCAAAGGCCGTTACGGACGGGACAAAGCCATAGAGATACGTGAAGCCGCCAGGCAATCGATTGGCTCTGTGACGACCGCGAAATCACTGGAACTGCGGCATACCATCCGGCTCATCCGTGAACTCGATGCCGAGATTGCGGAAATTGAACAGGTCATCCAACGCATCATGGACAAGATGCTTTCGCCTATTACCACGATTCCCGGCATTGGCTACAGGATGGGGGCTATGATTCTGTCTGAGGTGGGTGACTTTTCACGCTTTGATTCCCCTGACAAGATTTTGGCCTATGCCGGCCTGTCGCCCTCTACCTACCAATCCGGGCAGCTTAAAAATTGCTATGCCCATATGGAGAAGCGCGGCTCCAGATACCTACGCTATGCCATCTTCAATGCCACAAAATTTGTTTGCCTTTGGGACCCTGTCTTTGCCGCTTACCTCGCCAGGAAACGCGCCGAGGGAAAGCATTACAATGTGGCCATCTCTCATGCTGCCAAGAAGCTGGTCCGGCTCATTTATGCTCTGGAGAAATCCGGCGAGCCTTATCGTCTGGCAGCCTGATTCTCTCTCGATAGCCCGCATGGCGTCCTGTGGACGTCTGTTTTGCTATACCCTTTTTTGAACCATCTGTTTTTTGTCCTCCATCCTCAAATTCGGGCTTGACTTTTAATAGTTAGTCTTTCTTTACTAGCACTTAAGGTGTCTTATCCTGATTGGCTGCATATACTCCCATTTGGCAAATGGCGCATTTGCCGGTGGTGCCGGTGGCAATCCACCAGGCGCATGCCTCCTTCATACATTGACAAAAGAAGGCCGAACTATTTTCGGGTTTAACACAAAGTAAAGGGCAATACATGTTTCTCACCTCCTATTCTTTATCCGTACATAAATGGCAACAACCGGTGACTTTTTTCCTGGCCTCAAAACCGTATCCCTAAACCGGCTCCATAGTGCTTACCATTGGTCGTCCCGCCAATATAGCCGGTCATTTTACCGGTAATATTCCGTTTCAATCGCCATTCGCTCCCATGATTAGACCAGCCAAGTTCCAGTTCGTTCGGCTGATTAAGTTTTGCCTTTTCCGCCATCCAGGCGAGTCGCTCTTTGTCCAGCTCCGCTTTTAGCCGCTGATTGAAAAGCTCGGTAAGATCAACCTGGGCCTGTAGCTGCTGCGTTATCTGTACCGTACCGTTCTCTCCCAGGGTGACGGTCTCAGCTTCCTTAGCATTTTTGAGTTCATACTCCTGACCGTTTACAATGACATAGACCTTGTTATCCCGATTAATCAGCCGAGTGACTTCGCCTGGCTGGTCTGGTTTAACAAGCACATATTCTGTTTGCTTCTGGGTTTCACTCTTGACGCTGACAGGCGGCAGCTCCTGGTAACTCACCGGTATCTCTGTTCGGGGAAAAAAATAATAGATGACACTGCCTCCCACTAGGCAGCCCAGAATAAAGCCGGTGATATACCGCCAGTTAATCATCATATTGGGTCAGTTGATTGGCGGCAATTGTCAATAAAATATCACGGGCATAATTCGGATTGGTTGCATAGATCGGAGCCAGGGTTTGCACGAAAGTTTCCAGGGAAGTATTGTCAATATGCTTGACATACACCGGCTCCTGGGTCAACAACTGGCACCAGTCTTCAATTGCGTCCTCTAAGGAGCTATACAACTTGAATTTATCCACAATGCTGACCAATTCACCGTTATAATACTCCCGGGTCCTCACTTCAGTAAATAAATCACCGGCTGCAGCTTTTCTGCCAAATATATTGTAGTCGCCGATAGTATACCGGCCCCAGCCGCTTTCAATAGCCGCCTGGGCAATACACACACTGGCATAGAGACGGTAGCTTCTACAAATGCGCCGGGCAGCAGGGGCAAGCCAGTTAATAAATTCATCAGGTGTCATTACTTTAACCCTCCCAGTTTTGAACGGATAAAGGTCAGCAGCGGGGTAAGTCTCTGTACCCCGGCATCCCGAAGGTTTTCCACAATACTGACCGCTTCGGTCGCTGCTAAATAAAACCATGCTGTTCTTAAAAACACGCCGTCTCCCCCGGTCATACTGTCGACTTGCACAACAGCTGCCACTAAGACCATATACAGAATGATTTTACCGGCAAACTTGGTTTTCATCATTTCCGATGTAATATATCTGTTGGCAAAAGCCTTTTTCATACTCTGAATGCATTGCCAAAGGCCAGCCTGCGTCCGGCATATTCCCTGATCAAGCAAGTATTTGTGGGATAAAGACAACCATTTTGTCATCAAATCAAGCAGGATCAGCACGATAAAGGCCACCAGGGCCGTCCCATGGCTGCTAAAGAAAAAAGACAGGGTACCGGCCAAAGAAATCTTGACCGGTGCTACATCCAGTAATGAATGGGCGGCTCCTTTTACTGCTTTGCACACGCCTTCTGCTATATCTCCCAACACATAAACCCACCTCCATGAAAAAAGAGCCCTGCAGGCTCTTTTTAAAATTTATTCTTCATTTTTGCGACTAACATCTCCTCCTACTCTTTATCCGTACAAAACAGGAGCTTTTAGGATAAACTATTCCTCCATTGCACATATTTTTTTATCTTTAATACTGAATTTTTCAAACCTCACATACTCATTCTGCTTTGACAACCAGTTCCGCTTAACACTGCACTCATTGAGCATAACTTAACTGTCACCCGGCATCATGCTATGGCATATTCAAAAAGTCATATGCCCGAATTCGTTCATTCGATAAAATTTCTTATTGCTCCGTCGCCAGCTAATATCAAGGGTGTTTAGCTGAGAATGAATCTTTTTGGCTTTTTCTTTGATCTCTGCTTCTGTTAATTCCGGATTTTGGCGGCGGTAGGCTTCTTCAATTACAGACAGTGTGTAATATCTCATTGTACTACCTCCCGGTATTTCTTCCCTTTGCTGTCTTATTGGCATTTAAGTAATCTGTTATGAACACCAATGCCCGCTTCATGTTGTATTTTAGTCTGGCTGTATTCAATTGAAGATCAAGGCAAATTTCTGAGGAATTATGACCTGACTTTAGCCTATTGAGAATTTTTTGTTGCAGCGGTGATAATATTGCGATACTCCGATCTACATCAACTAATGTGCATAATATGTCTTCTTTGGTATTGATAGCAGAAGCCGAGCGAATTTTATCAAAATTGACAGCAGTCACTTGCACAATGCTGTATAGCTCATCATAATGCTTGATGATGCTCGTGATTTGCTCAACAGTGTATTCATTTGTTTCTGCTTGTCTATCATCACAATACTGATTCATACTATCCCCCCTATTCTTTATCCGTACAAGTTGGGATACTAAAAGCTACAATATTTTCAAAAAAAGTTAATATTTTTTAAAAAATCAATATCCCGGATAATGCCGGGCTAATTTGGCCCAACCGACTATATACATGAAAAAAAGCAGGGAGTAGGCCACCGGCCCCTGCCCTGCTCTCATACTACTTGCCAGGCCATCCTCATAATGCTATGCCTTCCGCTAATGGAGCACCATTAAAAATAACATGATCTATGGAATAAAAAATCCCGGCTATTATAATAGCCGGGAAAGAAATATAAACACTTAATAATCCCCTCCCTATCGCTCGTAGGTTAAAGCGGTGATTGTCAAACAGGCAGTTCTCCTGGCTCCGGATCCTTACTCACCCAAACCTTCCCAGAATATATATTCCAGTGGTATAATCTTGGGTTTGCTCCCCGTTACAGTGGCGGGACCGCGCCGGTTTTACACCGGTCTTCCCTATTAAGCCCCGTAGGGCACCTGCAGCAGTATATATGAAGTTTATTATATTTTATCACAATATGTAAAAATTTGCCATTGTTGCTCTATTATTTTAACAAATTGTTATATTTATATATGGAAAACCATCGTTCCCATGTTTGGTTTATCTCCTTGCGCCGACAGGATTTTAAATTATTTTTCAGCATATAATTTACTTTCATGGAATATATTGTATGTTATAATTATAGTAAAAAGTCAAAGGAGTGTGTAACATGCCAAAGTACCTCAAATTAATTTTCATGTGTTTTTTGACTATTTTTGTGTTTACCTCAGTAGCTTTTGCCAATACCGAAGCAAAAAGTGATACTATCGACCAGGAAAATAACTCCCTCTTAAAACCTACTATTGCTGTTTTGTATGCTGATAACACAGCTAATTCAAAAGCACCTGGGAAAGCCAAAGCAAAAAAATTTATAATGGGTTCAACTATTGAAAGGTTTTCTTCCCATTATAATATATTTCTAAATGACGAACATATTGAAACAATGAATGCCAACGGTATACAGGACTTATCCACTGCTGAACGCGGAGATATTATTGCATCTTTCAATGATAATCCGCCTGATTTTATCGTGATTATCGACATATTGCCACATCAGTCCTATTCATTCCTTCTTTATTCTGAGACAACAGCATCCTTGCAATTAAAAATTATTGACGTAAGCAATAATAAGTATCTCTATAACGGAAAACTATTTTATAAATCATCAGCGGCATCTTGGAAGGGTACTTATAGAGAATTAAATAAACAAATTGAATCCCAATTGCTGATTCATTTCCCGTTGGATTAAGTTGTAAATGAAAGCCCCGGCACAAACCGGGGTTTTTGTAATTTTTTCCATTAGTATAATTCACCGTATTTTTTCTAAAATAAATTGCCACATATGAAAAACTGTCACGCTAAGACAGTTATGGAGTACCACCAAGATGTCGGATATAGCCCTTGCATTTGTCAATCCAGTACTGGTCATGACTGTAGTCAATACACCTGTGGAACGCGTCAATGGCATCCTGATTGCGCTTAAGGTAGTAGAAAGCAAAGCCTTTACAAAAATATGCCGCTGCATTTTGCGGATCAATATCAATTACATGATCAAATTCAGCAATAGCCTGTTCATATTGTTCTAATTCGATATAAGCGTGGCCGCGCGCATTATAAGCACTTATACATCTAGGATCAATAGCAAGAGCTTTGTCATAGTCAGAAAAAGCATTGTTGTATTGCTTTAACGCGATGTATGCATTACCGCGGATGCAGTATGCCCTCACATTCCGCGGATTAATTTCAAGGGCTTGATCGTAGTCGCGAATGGCATTTTCATATTGCTGCAGTGCTTGATAGGCATTACCATGCAGAATATATTCTTTTTCGCTTTGCGGAGTAACTGCAATTACTTTCTCGTAATCAGCCTTAGCCTTCTCCCTTTGGTTTAAAAACGCATCATACAAGTCTCCGCGGGATGAGTACGCGGAAATGTTCCGGGGATCAAGTTCAATGACTTTGTCGAAATCGGCTAATGCCAAAGTGTATTTACCTAAAATCAGGTAGGTAACGCCACGTTGCTGATAGGCTAACGCATGCTCAGGACAAAGGGAAATTATCTTGTCTGAATCAGCAATGGACTGTTTATACTGATGTGAAAGAAAATAACTCAAAGAACGGTAGTAGTAAAAGTTTGGATTAAGCATGTTTAAGGCAATCGCTTCGGTAAATGCCCTGCTGGCCTCAGGATAAGCCTTTTGTTTTACTAAATCGCAGCCCTGCGCAAACCACTGGTTAGCGGTAAAATTCCGCTCGTTCTGAGCGATACGCAATTTGATCGTTTGAACTTCGGCACCTTGGGCTTTCGCCAGTTGTTCTTTCAAGGCATCCAGTTCCCGCTGGCTTTCATCGTAATTTGCCTGCAAACTTTTCATAAGCAGGGCAGTTTCTTTATCCTTCATACTATTGAGCAGAGAATGTATCTCGTCCGAATCATATTCAGCGGTGATTGTGACTCGGAAGCACAGGGTCCCTTTGATAACCTTCGGCTTATCATATTGTTTGGTTATAATTTTCATAACGCCGCGGGATAAAATATTGACCTCATCCTTCGTTACTACAAGATTGTTAGTCTTGCAATAGTCTGCAACATAGCTGGCAGCTTGTTCGGCCACAGCATGCATGGCCTTCATCAATGCGCGCTCTTTAGCAACTAAAGGTGTTTCACCGTCACTCATAGTATATTCACCGGTGGCGGTGAAACGCTGCCCTGCGGCACCTGCCGTCAATGGTGCAGCCATTAACAAAAACAGAAAAAATGCCGCAACTATCCCGGATGCAAGATTTCGCCAATACTGCCTATGCCTCTTCATAGCCCCTCATCCTCATATAGCAAATTTACTTGTATCCGGCTTGCAGCATACCCTCAAGCTGGATAATGATACTCTTGGCAAATTCAATCCGGTCAGCCTCATTACCATAACGAATATAAAGCCGCAGAGCGTCAATAGCCTCCTGAGCCCGCTGTAGATATACCAGCGACAACCCTTTGTAAAAGTATGTATCGCTTAGCTTTCCGGGGTTAAGTTCTATGGCTTTGTCACAATCGGCAATGGCCGCTTCAAACTGTTTCAAACCGTATTTGCTAACCCCCCGATAGAAATAGTTAATCGCATCGCTTGGGTCAAGCTGAATGGCTTTGTCATAATCAGTGATCGCCTCCTGGTATCGCGCCAATTGGTGGTGCGCCATACCGCGGTTTCTATATACGTGCGTGGTATTCAGTCCAAGCAGGATAGCTTGGTTAAAATCGGCTATTGCCGGCTCATATTGTTCTAAAATGCTTTTAGCCTGTCCACGGCTTTGGTAGGCTTCCTGACAGCTCGGATTAAGCCTGATAGATTGCTCATAGTCAGCGAGAGCCTGCTGATATTGTCCCAACGCGAAATAGGCATTGCCACGATTATCGTATACATTTGTAATAGTAGGATCAAGGGCGATGGCTTTATTGTAATCAGCCAGGGCCATATCGTACCGTCCATCCCTGGCGTAGATAATACCGCGGTTATTACGCGCGTAAACATTATTGGGGTTTATTGCGATGGCTTGATCATAATCAGCCAGCGCCAGATCGCAGCGATTTAAATTGTCATAAACAACACCGCGGCTATAATATGCATAGTCATATGCCGGATCAAGGGCAATGGCCTTATTGTGATCAGCCAGGGCTGCATCTAGTTGTTGCAATTCATAATAGGCATTTCCCCTGCTAAAATAAGCAAACGCATAATTCTGGTCCAGGTCAATAGCCTGTGTAAACGCTTGTACTGATGCCTCATAGTTTTCCTGTACTGCCGAATTGTAACCCTGTTCAATCAGCCCGGCAATTCTGTAGCGTCTTTCGTTTTCGGCAATTCTTTGGACAATATCTTTCTTTTTATTGCCTGAGGCTTGGGCAAGCTGCGCTTTAAGCTTTTTAATGTCCTGCTGGCAATCTTCATACACAGCTTGCATCCGCTTCAAGTCAATAGCCAATGCTCCGCTTTGAAATCTCTGGCGCAACGCCTCAATATTGTCAGTATTTACCATGGCAGTGATGGTAACGCGCAGGTAACAGGTATTACCAAAATATCTTGGTTCGTCGTACTGTTTGTTTAAAACTTCAACTATACCACGAGACAAAATATTGACTTCATCTTCTGATAAAACCACGTTGCTTGTCCTTCCATAACTTTCAATATATATGCCGGCCTGTTCGGCAGCAGACTTTATAGCCTCCGCTAAGGCCCGCTCTTTGGCGACCGGCATGGTTTCGCCCTCAGCCATAGTATATTCACCAGAAGCGGTGATGGTCTGAATTTCTGCGTTAGCCGGAAGCATTGCCGTAAAAAAAAGAAATAGTATAAGAGCAATACATCTAATGAAGTTAGTCCTATTCAGCAAGCAATCTAAACCAATATACATCGCATTCACCCTTCTTCAGTAGATTTGTTCTCCTAAATAGTAATCCCACTCTCCACAACCGTCACGCTAAATAATTGAGCATTATGCTGTTGCTTGTATTAAATTCATCGCTCATATCTCCAAATCCTTCCAGATTATTTTTTTATTACAAAGTCCTCTAAATATGGTTTAGCTAAATACATTTTTTCACCCTCTATTCTTTATCCGTACAAGTTATGATGCTAAAAGTTACAATATTTTCAAATACAACAAAAGCCCCTGTTACAGCCGGATAAACCAAAGCCGTAACAGGAGCTTTTCTCGCGTTTTTCTATACAGAGTTATGCTTTTGCCAGGCAAGCATACCGCCGGTAAGCACATAGGCTTTTTCAAAGCCTGCCTTTTTTAATATCTGTGCACCGGTAACAGCTCTGGCTCCCGAACGGCAAACCACTGCAATATCTTTGTGCTTATACTCCTCAAGTTCACCAAGCCTTCCGGTTAACTGCCCTATCGGCAGATGGACAATCCCTTCAATAGACCCCAGCGGGCCGGTAAGCTCCTCTTTTTCCCGCACATCCAGCAGCAGTATGTCCGTCTTATTTGTCTGCAGCCGGTGCTTTAATTCCGGTACATCGATATAGTCGACCACCAGCTCGTTTACGCCTTTTTCCATAGTTCCCTTGATTTCACAGGCAGGAGTGTCGACCGGAATCCAAGCGGCATTCGGGTCCTTGGCACAGGCGTAATTGGCCTGCAGCACATCCTTCATCCAGTCTGCCGGGCCAAGGCGCAGGTCTTCAAGGTACTGAATAAACTCCTCTTTGCTCCGCTTTTGCAGATGCGGATTGCTGACCCTCTGTTTGCCCAGGGTCGACGGCTGGCGGTCCCGGTATTCATGTGCCGGATATACGACAAGACTGTCAGGCAGGTTGTCCAGCTTGTTTAGGCTCTCCCAATGGTCGGCCGGATTACCGCCCGGCAGGTCGTCCCGCCCTGCACCGGCATCGTCCAGGAACAGGAAATCACCTGTCAGCAGTTTGTCTTCCACCATCAGGCTAATGGAATCCTGCGTGTGTCCTGGAGTATGGATGACCTTAATCTCCAGCCCGTTAAACCGCAGAATGTCGCCGTCTTTGACCCGCATACTGACACACCGGGGCGGGGCATTC
Proteins encoded in this window:
- a CDS encoding MBL fold metallo-hydrolase — protein: MLFKQLNPHACRTYLLVNEQSRQAILVDPVIDHFTEYLALLKEENFTLTHVIDTHIHADHISAGSALRDATDCEYVMHENAPPRCVSMRVKDGDILRFNGLEIKVIHTPGHTQDSISLMVEDKLLTGDFLFLDDAGAGRDDLPGGNPADHWESLNKLDNLPDSLVVYPAHEYRDRQPSTLGKQRVSNPHLQKRSKEEFIQYLEDLRLGPADWMKDVLQANYACAKDPNAAWIPVDTPACEIKGTMEKGVNELVVDYIDVPELKHRLQTNKTDILLLDVREKEELTGPLGSIEGIVHLPIGQLTGRLGELEEYKHKDIAVVCRSGARAVTGAQILKKAGFEKAYVLTGGMLAWQKHNSV